A genomic window from Vitis riparia cultivar Riparia Gloire de Montpellier isolate 1030 chromosome 18, EGFV_Vit.rip_1.0, whole genome shotgun sequence includes:
- the LOC117906352 gene encoding toll/interleukin-1 receptor-like protein isoform X2: MAASSSQLGCDVHLSTALSASMAAPSFASSQWSYDVFLSFRGEDTRFTFAAHLYEALDRKGVNTFFDDHKIRRGESISPTLVRAIEGSRSSIVILSQNYASSTWCLDELVKILECRKTMGQLVLPVFYNVDPSDVRKHKRSFGEALVKHEKTLEQNMDKVKNWREALSEVANLAGWSSQNKSEPTFIEEIIIDVLKRLFKLSSTDAKRLVKEDSHIPKKEMVPSSPLTAIHIAGHFDVHNCIGLQ; this comes from the exons ATGGCTGCCTCTTCTTCTCAGTTGGGTTGTGATGTTCATCTCTCTACTGCTCTCTCTGCTTCCATGGCGGCACCTTCTTTTGCTTCTTCCCAATGGAGTTATGATGTGTTCCTTAGTTTTAGAGGAGAAGACACCCGCTTTACCTTTGCTGCTCATCTCTACGAGGCCTTGGACAGGAAAGGAGTCAACACATTCTTTGATGACCACAAGATTAGGAGAGGCGAATCCATATCTCCAACACTTGTAAGAGCAATTGAAGGATCAAGGTCTTCTATCGTAATTCTCTCTCAAAACTATGCGAGTTCAACTTGGTGCTTAGACGAACTTGTCAAGATACTAGAATGCAGGAAAACCATGGGACAGCTGGTTTTGCCCGTTTTCTACAATGTGGATCCATCAGATGTGCGAAAACACAAACGGAGCTTTGGGGAGGCCTTGGTTAAGCATGAAAAAACTTTGGAGCAGAATATGGATAAGGTGAAGAATTGGAGGGAGGCTCTTAGTGAAGTTGCCAATTTAGCCGGCTGGAGTTCACAGAATAA GTCTGAGCCTACATTTATCGAGGAAATTATCATTGATGTTTTGAAAAGATTGTTCAAATTATCCTCAACTGATGCAAAACGCCTAGTAAAAGAAGATTCTCATATACCAAAAAAGGAAATGGTACCAAGTTCACCCTTAACCGCTATTCACATTGCAGGACATTTTGAC GTCCATAACTGCATTGGCCTTCAGTAG
- the LOC117906352 gene encoding toll/interleukin-1 receptor-like protein isoform X3 has protein sequence MAASSSQLGCDVHLSTALSASMAAPSFASSQWSYDVFLSFRGEDTRFTFAAHLYEALDRKGVNTFFDDHKIRRGESISPTLVRAIEGSRSSIVILSQNYASSTWCLDELVKILECRKTMGQLVLPVFYNVDPSDVRKHKRSFGEALVKHEKTLEQNMDKVKNWREALSEVANLAGWSSQNKSEPTFIEEIIIDVLKRLFKLSSTDAKRLVKEDSHIPKKEMVPSSPLTAIHIAGHFDVSVRGP, from the exons ATGGCTGCCTCTTCTTCTCAGTTGGGTTGTGATGTTCATCTCTCTACTGCTCTCTCTGCTTCCATGGCGGCACCTTCTTTTGCTTCTTCCCAATGGAGTTATGATGTGTTCCTTAGTTTTAGAGGAGAAGACACCCGCTTTACCTTTGCTGCTCATCTCTACGAGGCCTTGGACAGGAAAGGAGTCAACACATTCTTTGATGACCACAAGATTAGGAGAGGCGAATCCATATCTCCAACACTTGTAAGAGCAATTGAAGGATCAAGGTCTTCTATCGTAATTCTCTCTCAAAACTATGCGAGTTCAACTTGGTGCTTAGACGAACTTGTCAAGATACTAGAATGCAGGAAAACCATGGGACAGCTGGTTTTGCCCGTTTTCTACAATGTGGATCCATCAGATGTGCGAAAACACAAACGGAGCTTTGGGGAGGCCTTGGTTAAGCATGAAAAAACTTTGGAGCAGAATATGGATAAGGTGAAGAATTGGAGGGAGGCTCTTAGTGAAGTTGCCAATTTAGCCGGCTGGAGTTCACAGAATAA GTCTGAGCCTACATTTATCGAGGAAATTATCATTGATGTTTTGAAAAGATTGTTCAAATTATCCTCAACTGATGCAAAACGCCTAGTAAAAGAAGATTCTCATATACCAAAAAAGGAAATGGTACCAAGTTCACCCTTAACCGCTATTCACATTGCAGGACATTTTGACGTAAGTGTTAGAG GTCCATAA
- the LOC117906352 gene encoding disease resistance protein RUN1-like isoform X1 has product MAASSSQLGCDVHLSTALSASMAAPSFASSQWSYDVFLSFRGEDTRFTFAAHLYEALDRKGVNTFFDDHKIRRGESISPTLVRAIEGSRSSIVILSQNYASSTWCLDELVKILECRKTMGQLVLPVFYNVDPSDVRKHKRSFGEALVKHEKTLEQNMDKVKNWREALSEVANLAGWSSQNKSEPTFIEEIIIDVLKRLFKLSSTDAKRLVKEDSHIPKKEMVPSSPLTAIHIAGHFDVSVRGRRPLKNVNELVSRQYSKVCSLIENVGEELIELPEKFVSEIVDSSDDSDDDDLSFKNVKSMLTNVWRNL; this is encoded by the exons ATGGCTGCCTCTTCTTCTCAGTTGGGTTGTGATGTTCATCTCTCTACTGCTCTCTCTGCTTCCATGGCGGCACCTTCTTTTGCTTCTTCCCAATGGAGTTATGATGTGTTCCTTAGTTTTAGAGGAGAAGACACCCGCTTTACCTTTGCTGCTCATCTCTACGAGGCCTTGGACAGGAAAGGAGTCAACACATTCTTTGATGACCACAAGATTAGGAGAGGCGAATCCATATCTCCAACACTTGTAAGAGCAATTGAAGGATCAAGGTCTTCTATCGTAATTCTCTCTCAAAACTATGCGAGTTCAACTTGGTGCTTAGACGAACTTGTCAAGATACTAGAATGCAGGAAAACCATGGGACAGCTGGTTTTGCCCGTTTTCTACAATGTGGATCCATCAGATGTGCGAAAACACAAACGGAGCTTTGGGGAGGCCTTGGTTAAGCATGAAAAAACTTTGGAGCAGAATATGGATAAGGTGAAGAATTGGAGGGAGGCTCTTAGTGAAGTTGCCAATTTAGCCGGCTGGAGTTCACAGAATAA GTCTGAGCCTACATTTATCGAGGAAATTATCATTGATGTTTTGAAAAGATTGTTCAAATTATCCTCAACTGATGCAAAACGCCTAGTAAAAGAAGATTCTCATATACCAAAAAAGGAAATGGTACCAAGTTCACCCTTAACCGCTATTCACATTGCAGGACATTTTGACGTAAGTGTTAGAGGTAGGAGGCCACTCAAAAATGTTAATGAATTAGTTTCTCGACAATACTCTAAAGTTTGCTCACTCATTGAAAATGTTGGGGAAGAATTAATTGAGTTACCAGAGAAATTTGTTTCTGAAATAGTTGACTCATCAGATGACTCGGACGATGATGACTTAAGCTTTAAGAATGTGAAATCCATGTTAACAAATGTATGGAGAAATTTATGA